A part of Mesoplodon densirostris isolate mMesDen1 chromosome 10, mMesDen1 primary haplotype, whole genome shotgun sequence genomic DNA contains:
- the HEMK1 gene encoding MTRF1L release factor glutamine methyltransferase isoform X1, translated as MLRVLLSGLGWRGGIWGCTFSSWQPHLPPARLLSATELVSHWTVVFEKRGIPEARESSEYIVAHVLGAKTFQSLRPGLWTQPLTPSQLQYVQELSSYRLQRMPVQYILGEWDFQGLSLKMAPPVFIPRPETEELVEWVLEEVTQGPRVVGAQGGPLILEVGCGSGAISLSLLSKLPQSRVIAVDKGEAAICLAHENAQRLRLQDRIQIIPFDVTLEGSWAHLLPCGPVDLVVSNPPYVFHRDMEKLAPEILSYEDPLALDGGEEGMDIITHILALAPRLLKDSGSIFLEVDPRHPELVGSWLQSQPDLSLNLVAVRRDFCGRPRFLHIRRCGPQHGCPVDAWPGPQPARAPG; from the exons ATGCTGAGGGTCCTCCTATCTggcctggggtggaggggaggcatTTGGGGCTGCACCTTCAGCTCATGGCAACCCCATCTGCCTCCGGCTCGGTTGTTGAGTGCCACAGAACTGGTCAGCCACTGGACAGTGGTCTTTGAGAAAAGGGGCATCCCTGAGGCCCGGGAATCCAGTGAGTACATCGTGGCTCATGTCCTTGGAGCCAAAACA TTTCAGAGCCTGAGGCCAGGACTTTGGACCCAGCCCCTGACCCCTTCGCAGTTGCAGTATGTCCAGGAGCTGAGTAGCTACCGATTGCAAAG GATGCCTGTGCAGTACATCCTTGGTGAGTGGGACTTTCAGGGCCTCAGTCTGAAGATGGCGCCCCCAGTGTTTATCCCTCGGCCAGAAACGGAG GAGCTGGTTGAATGGGTGCTGGAGGAGGTGACCCAAGGGCCCCGTGTGGTGGGAGCTCAAGGTGGCCCCCTCATCCTGGAGGTGGGCTGTGGATCAGGAGCCATTTCCCTCAGCCTGCTGAGCAAGCTCCCCCAG AGCCGAGTCATTGCTGTGGACAAGGGAGAAGCTGCCATCTGCCTGGCCCATGAGAATGCTCAGAG GCTTCGGTTGCAGGACAGGATCCAGATCATCCCCTTCGATGTGACCTTAG AGGGGAGCTGGGCACATCTTCTACCCTGCGGCCCTGTGGACCTGGTCGTCAGCAACCCTCCCTACGTCTTCCACCGGGACATGGAGAAGCTGGCCCCTGAGATCCTCAG CTATGAAGATCCACTAGCCCTGGACGGTGGGGAGGAAGGCATGGACATCATTACCCACATCCTGGCCCTGGCACCTCGGCTCCTGAAGGACTCTGG AAGCATCTTCTTGGAAGTGGACCCAAGACACCCAGAGCTCGTCGGCAGCTGGCTTCAGAGCCAGCCTGACCTGTCCCTCAATCTTGTGGCTGTGCGCAGGGACTTCTGTGGGAG GCCCCGGTTCCTACATATCAGGAGGTGTGGGCCACAGCATGGTTGCCCTGTGGATGCCTGGCCAGGGCCCCAACCTGCCAGAGCGCCTGGCTGA
- the HEMK1 gene encoding MTRF1L release factor glutamine methyltransferase isoform X2, with protein sequence MLRVLLSGLGWRGGIWGCTFSSWQPHLPPARLLSATELVSHWTVVFEKRGIPEARESSEYIVAHVLGAKTFQSLRPGLWTQPLTPSQLQYVQELSSYRLQRMPVQYILGEWDFQGLSLKMAPPVFIPRPETEELVEWVLEEVTQGPRVVGAQGGPLILEVGCGSGAISLSLLSKLPQSRVIAVDKGEAAICLAHENAQRLRLQDRIQIIPFDVTLEGSWAHLLPCGPVDLVVSNPPYVFHRDMEKLAPEILSYEDPLALDGGEEGMDIITHILALAPRLLKDSGYG encoded by the exons ATGCTGAGGGTCCTCCTATCTggcctggggtggaggggaggcatTTGGGGCTGCACCTTCAGCTCATGGCAACCCCATCTGCCTCCGGCTCGGTTGTTGAGTGCCACAGAACTGGTCAGCCACTGGACAGTGGTCTTTGAGAAAAGGGGCATCCCTGAGGCCCGGGAATCCAGTGAGTACATCGTGGCTCATGTCCTTGGAGCCAAAACA TTTCAGAGCCTGAGGCCAGGACTTTGGACCCAGCCCCTGACCCCTTCGCAGTTGCAGTATGTCCAGGAGCTGAGTAGCTACCGATTGCAAAG GATGCCTGTGCAGTACATCCTTGGTGAGTGGGACTTTCAGGGCCTCAGTCTGAAGATGGCGCCCCCAGTGTTTATCCCTCGGCCAGAAACGGAG GAGCTGGTTGAATGGGTGCTGGAGGAGGTGACCCAAGGGCCCCGTGTGGTGGGAGCTCAAGGTGGCCCCCTCATCCTGGAGGTGGGCTGTGGATCAGGAGCCATTTCCCTCAGCCTGCTGAGCAAGCTCCCCCAG AGCCGAGTCATTGCTGTGGACAAGGGAGAAGCTGCCATCTGCCTGGCCCATGAGAATGCTCAGAG GCTTCGGTTGCAGGACAGGATCCAGATCATCCCCTTCGATGTGACCTTAG AGGGGAGCTGGGCACATCTTCTACCCTGCGGCCCTGTGGACCTGGTCGTCAGCAACCCTCCCTACGTCTTCCACCGGGACATGGAGAAGCTGGCCCCTGAGATCCTCAG CTATGAAGATCCACTAGCCCTGGACGGTGGGGAGGAAGGCATGGACATCATTACCCACATCCTGGCCCTGGCACCTCGGCTCCTGAAGGACTCTGGGTATGGATGA